One region of Rhizoctonia solani chromosome 9, complete sequence genomic DNA includes:
- a CDS encoding glycogen (starch) synthase: protein MRDVRNPLLFECAWEVANKVGGIYTVIKTKVPVTVAEYGDRYTLIGPLSYKSAPMEVEPQEPKDPTVASTLQAMRDRGIKCLYGRWLIEGAPQVLLFDTGSAYGRLDEWKGDLWNLAGIPSPPGDHETNEAIIFGYLVAWFLGEVIRIAQPKASVVAHFHEWQVGVTIPLCRKRHIDVTTVFTTHATLLGRYLCAGSVDFYNNLQYFDVDHEAGKRGIYHRYCIERAAAHCADVFTTASTTELSPILSNLIFIPQMNMHARSKAKIDDFVRGHFYGHFDFDVENTLYMFTAGRYEYRNKGVDMFIESLARLNYRLQESKSNMTVVAFIIMPASTHSYTIEALKGQAVTKQLRDTITEIQNRIGNRLFEHAARYHGEELPKFEDLLSDQDKVALKRRMFALKRNSLPPVVTHNMSDDGADPILMHIRRCQLFNRSSDRVKIVFHPDFLNSNNPILGLDYEEFVRGCHMGVFPSYYEPWGYTPAECTVMGIPSITTNLSGFGSFMQDLIEKPEDEGIYIVDRRMQSIEDSVQQLSEQMLVFCNKTRRQRINQRNRVERLSPLLDWKNLGVEYSKARQLALRRAYPDAFGDEDDVDDFAGGTNKMPFSVPGSPRFRHGAMTPGDIGTLTEEMQGLHTSDYKGQVWPGMRPEDEEDSYPFPLVLKVRSRAGSVMSGASTPGGGMSRTLSEGDLQRADEALSHHRPNGH from the exons ATGCGCGACGTTCGCAATCCCTTGCTCTTCGAGTGTGCCTGGGAGGTCGCCAACAAAG TTGGCGGTATCTACACCGTCATTAAGACCAAGGTCCCAGTTACCGTTGCAGAATATGGTGACCGATACACTCTCATCGGCCCTCTGTCTTACAAGTCTGCCCCCATGGAGGTTGAGCCCCAGGAGCCCAAGGACCCTACAGTCGCATCTACCCTCCAGGCCATGCGCGATCGGGGCATCAAGTGTCTCTACGGTCGATGGCTCATCGAAGGTGCTCCCCAAGTTCTTTTGTTCGATACTGGCTCCGCATATGGTCGCCTCGATGAGTGGAAGGGCGATCTTTGGAACCTAGCTGGtatcccatctccccctggCGATCATGAGACCAACGAGGCGATCATCTTTGGATATCTCGTCGCGTGGTTCCTCGGCGAGGTCA TACGTATCGCGCAACCAAAAGCGTCCGTAGTTGCCCACTTCCACGAGTGGCAAGTAGGAGTGACGATCCCTCTCTGCCGCAAACGTCATATCGATGTCACAACTGTATTTACCACACATGCTACTCTGCTCGGCCGCTATTTATGCGCCGGCTCGGTTGATTTCTACAAcaacctgcaatactttgaCGTCGATCATGAGGCTGGGAAGCGTGGCATCTATCACCG ATATTGTATAGAACGTGCGGCCGCGCACTGCGCTGATGTCTTCACCACC GCAAGCACCACCGAACTGTCTCCCATACTATCTAATCTCATATTTATTCCACAGATG AACATGCACGCACGGAGCAAGGCCAAGATTGATGACTTTGTTCGGGGCCATTTCTACGGGCACTTCGATTTTGACGTCGAGAACACACTCTAT ATGTTCACTGCCGGTCGATACGAGTACCGAAACAAGGGTGTTGACATGTTCATCGAATCACTTGCTCGGCTGAATTACCGATTGCAAGAATCCAAATCCAAT ATGACGGTCGTCGCTTTCattatcatgcctgcttCCACCCACTCCTATACCATTGAAGCGCTCAAGGGACAGGCCGTAACGAAGCAGCTACGAGACACAATTACGGAGATTCAAAATAGGATCGGAAACCGTCTCTTTGAACATGCCGCGCGCTATCACGG TGAGGAGCTGCCTAAATTCGAGGATTTATTATCGGACCAGGACAAGGTTGCATTGAAGCGGCGCATGTTCGCTTTGAAGCGCAACTCGCTTCCGCCGGTCGTAACCCACAACATGTCAGATGATGGAGCAGACCCCATTTTGATGCACATTCGCCGGTGCCAACTGTTCAATCGTTCAAGCGATCGGGTCAAGATTGTTTTCCATCCCGACTTTTTGAACTCGAACAACCCCATCCTTGGTCTAGACTACGAAGAGTTTGTGCGCGGCTGCCATATGGGAGTCTTCCCCAGTTACTACGAGCCATGGGGCTACACGCCCGCTGAATGCACGGTG ATGGGCATTCCTTCTATCACTACTAATTTGTCTGGGTTTGGATCCTTCATGCAAGACTTAATCGAGAAGCCCGAG GACGAGGGTATCTACATCGTGGATCGACGCATGCAATCCATCGAAGACTCTGTGCAGCAACTCAGCGAGCAGATGTTGGTCTTTTGCAACAAGACCCGCCGACAACGGATCAACCAACGCAACCGTGTAGAACGTTTGTCTCCTCTTCTCGACTGGAAGAACCTTGGCGTCGAATACTCCAAGGCTCGACAACTTGCCTTGCGTCGTGCTTATCCTGATGCCTTCGGTGATGAGGATGACGTTGATGACTTTGCGGGTGGCACCAACAAGATGCCGTTCTCCGTACCAGGAAGCCCACGCTTCCGCCATGGAGCAATGACCCCTGGAGATATTGGCACTCTCACCGAAGAGATGCAAGGTCTCCATACTAGCGATTACAAGGGTCAAGTATGGCCTGGCATGCGGCcggaagacgaagaggacAGCTACCCCTT CCCCTTGGTCCTCAAGGTCCGCAGCCGTGCTGGCTCTGTCATGTCGGGTGCAAGCACTCCAGGTGGAGGCATGAGCCGTACGCTCAGCGAGGGCGATCTCCAGCGCGCCGACGAGGCGTTGAGTCACCACCGCCCCAACGGCCACTAA
- a CDS encoding 20S proteasome subunit, which yields MMDVYGKSGFDFSNSIRNQFLSGKGVKVPKATSTGTTIVGCLFKDGVVLGADTRATEGDIVADKNCEKIHYIAPHIRCCGAGTAADTEFVTALISSNIELHELSTGRKARVVTAMTMLKQRLFQYQGHIGAALVLGGVDPTGPHLFTVAPHGSTDKLPYVTMGSGSLAAMAVFESQWKAGLERQEAIDLVTAAISAGVFNDLGSGSNVDVCIVTADGTQMLRNYRTDNERAPKELRYKFKRGRPGDGCALSGSKVIGLIPHTGATDRKARELNRAGHPLLGTCHQTENTARKKASPVSSIKFALAALGLLSSLASVSASDADELKTLVSELTVTATQSQRLAILDEDKDFVFDFLNAAKIQGAVGKGNGGQAVSAKTTTFPALIGNNLAMTVGFLGPCAQNTPHIHPRSAEMLVMVAGDTINTGTFQENGARFVENKIEVGQATVFPMGSVHFQQNLGCDPAIFVAGFANEDPGTLQIAQGFFQQLPPDTVSATLGELGVEEVQDISKKIPANIAFGVAECVKRCHIDRNSTFEFNEQTISKALKEQGIAATIASGAASSRVNVSSGSSSKQASSLSPGANLAASNNTIPDDDNDSFWDNKYHVLVIVLAVACGVLVLALIAAIVIAMRARKAARTRSHHVPLPLFTGTGHGKTRSEASTPFVTEKYSDGGRIDSPRPRSH from the exons ATGATGGACGTGTATGGGAAGTCGGGATTCGATTTCTCTAATTCGATCAG GAATCAATTCCTGTCGGGGAAAGGTGTAAAGGTGCCCAAGGCCACCTCAACTGGAACTACTATTGTAGGCTGCTTGTTCAAAGATGGTGTAGTTCTCGGGGCAGATACTCGTGCTACAGAGGGAGATATTGTGGCAGACAAGAATTGCGAGAAG ATTCACTACATTGCCCCTCACATTCGCTGTTGTGGCGCCGGTACAGCGGCCGATACCGAATTCGTTACCGCATTAATCTCGTCAAACATCGAATTGCATGAATTAAGCACAGGAAGGAAGGCACGCGTGGTGACGGCGATGACAATGCTAAAGCAAAGGTTGTTCCA GTACCAAGGCCATATAGGCGCAGCACTAGTACTTGGGGGTGTCGACCCGACAGGACCCCATCTTTTTACAGTGGCACCTCATGGCTCAACGGATAAACTTCCATATGTCACAATGGGCTCTGGTAGCTTGGCTGCTATGGCAGTATTTGAAAGTCAATGGAAAGCTGGCTTGGAA CGACAAGAAGCAATCGACCTTGTCACAGCTGCCATTTCGGCTGGTGTTTTCAACGACTTGGGATCTGGCTCCAATGTGGATGTCTGCATTGTTACTGCAGATGGGACACAGATGCTTCGTAATTACAGAACCGACAATGAGCGCGCACCCAAGGAACTTCG GTACAAGTTCAAGCGTG GCCGCCCAGGTGATGGCTGTGCGCTTTCGGGCTCCAAGGTGATTGGTCTAATCCCCCACACGGGTGCTACTGACCGCAAAGCCCGTGAACTTAATCGGGCTGGACACCCATTACTGGGCACT TGCCACCAAACGGAGAACACTGCCCGCAAG AAGGCTTCCCCAGTTTCGTCCATAAAA TTCGCACTTGCTGCCCTGGGCCTACTTTCGAGCCTTGCCTCAGTATCCGCATCGGATGCGGATGAGCTAAAAACTCTTGTCAGCGAACTCACTGTGACGGCTACTCAATCGCAGCGACTAGCTATTCTCGACGAGGACAAAGACTTTGTTTTCGATTTTTTGAATGCAGCCAAAATCCAAGGAGCTGTGGGAAAG GGTAATGGGGGGCAAGCCGTATCAGCCAAGACTACGACATTCCCAGCTCTGATTGGCAACAACCTGGCGATGACTGTAGGGTTCTTGGGCCCATGCGCTCAAAATAC GCCTCACATTCACCCCCGATCTGCTGAAATGCTAGTCATGGTTGCCGGAGACACCATCAACACTGGAACCTTCCAAGAAAACGGTGCCCGATTCGTAGAGAACAAGATTGAAGTTGGTCAGGCGACTGTCTTCCCAATGGGCAGTGTCCACTTTCAACAGAATCTTGGCTGTGATCCCGCTATATTCGTTGCAGGCTTTGCCAACGAAGATCCTGGCACGCTCCAGATCGCTCAGGGATTCTTCCAACAACTCCCTCCCGATACTGTTTCCGCTACTTTAGGTGAACTTGGTGTTGAAGAGGTTCAAGATATTTCCAAGAAGATTCCTGCCAATATCGCGTTTGGTGTCGCTGAGTGTGTAAAGCGCTGCCACATTGATCGTAACTCGACGTTCGAATTCAATGAACAAACCATCAGCAAAGCCCTCAAAGAGCAAGGGATTGCGGCTACTATTGCGTCTGGTGCTGCCTCTTCACGAGTAAACGTATCCAGTGGCTCGTCAAGCAAGCAGGCTAGCAGTCTCTCCCCCGGGGCGAACCTTGCCGCAAGCAACAACACAATCCCTGACGATGACAATGATTCCTTCTGGGACAACAAGTATCACGTCCTTGTTATCGTCCTTGCAGTGGCTTGTGGTGTCCTcgtcttggcgcttattgccGCTATCGTCATTGCTATGCGCGCTCGCAAGGCTGCTCGCACCCGTAGCCACCATGTTCCACTCCCTTTGTTTACCGGTACTGGTCACGGAAAGACACGGTCAGAGGCATCCACTCCATTCGTAACAGAGAAGTATTCCGATGGAGGTCGTATCGATAGTCCACGACCTCGTAGTCATTGA
- a CDS encoding ornithine carbamoyltransferase encodes MANKTIALLFSKRSTRTRVAAETSTVLLGGRALFLGREDIQLGVNESARDTINVLGGMCQGVFARVGEHKEIEELAEHSPIPIINALSSLWHPTQILADILTLHEHAHLFGGSPKSKTDSDLPSLRPLTVTWLGDSSNVLHDILVALPRLGHQVRVGTPPQQAYQCPKPVWDRVKELGCEKNIFWTDNPYEAVKGADVVVTDTWISMGQEAEKAQRLKDFQGYQVTEKLCKEGGANPDWKFLHCLPRKSNEVDDEVFYGPRSLVFPEAENRKWTIMGLFDLLIGRWTI; translated from the exons ATGGCTAATAAGACAATCGCACTTTTGTTTAGCAAAAGGAGTACTAGGACTCGGGTTGCTGCGGAGACTAGTACCGTACTATTGGGTGGTCGTGCGCTATTTTTGGGGCGAGAAGATATTCAACTGGGTGTGAATGAGAGTGCTAGAGATACCATTAATGTTCTAGGCGGTATGTGTCAAGGAGTATTTGCTCGGGTTGGGGAACACAAGGAAATAGAG GAACTTGCCGAGCACTCGCCCATACCAATCATAAATGCACTATCTTCGCTATGGCATCCTACTCAAATTCTTGCAGACATTTTGACCTTACATGAGCACGCTCATCTATTCGGGGGATCGCCCAAATCAAAGACAGACTCG GACCTTCCTTCCCTGCGTCCTCTCACTGTTACATGGCTTGGAGACTCATCAAACGTTTTACATGACATCTTGGTTGCTCTGCCTCGCCTAGGGCACCAAGTCCGCGTCGGAACTCCTCCCCAACAG GCGTACCAATGTCCGAAACCTGTCTGGGATCGGGTGAAGGAATTAGGCTGCGAGAAGAATATTTTCTGGACCGACAATCCGTATGAAGCAGTCAAGGGAGCGGATGTAGTTGTGACGGATACTTG GATTTCCATGGGACAAGAGGCTGAGAAGGCGCAACGACTCAAGGACTTCCAAGGTTACCAAGTTACTGAGAAATTGTGCAAAGAAGGTGGTGCGAACCCCGACTGGAAATTCTTGCATTGCCTTCCAAGGAAAAGCAATGAAGTTGACGACGAG GTGTTTTACGGCCCCCGATCGCTTGTGTTCCCCGAAGCCGAAAATCGAAA